A genomic window from Triticum urartu cultivar G1812 chromosome 7, Tu2.1, whole genome shotgun sequence includes:
- the LOC125519826 gene encoding stromal processing peptidase, chloroplastic isoform X2 has protein sequence MASFPSPSVVAAAAAAPPRLAPGLSLSAAAVHHSSHAFRPRASLALRPSATAAPANPLRCSHRRAVTPRSRRRTQGLGAASASAAGILGEERDGCLSCFPRSRRRGRPGLARFAPCALPHTSGLSLHSQWSGPKTRRSHILRAAGPDEPHVASPTWSETALDKPYDPTITNGALEDVLDTPLPSHPKLIRGQLKNGLRYLILPNKVPADRFEAHMEVHVGSIDEEEDEQGIAHMIEHVAFLGSKKREKLLGTGARSNAYTDFHHTVFHIHSPTKTKEYGESLLPSVLDALNEIAFHPKFSSSRVEKERRAILSELQMMNTIEYRVDCQLLQHLHSENKLSNRFPIGLEEQILKWDPDKIRRFHERWYYPANATLYLVGEIDDIPRAVREIEAVFEHTLSGNEAAPMSSGSPFGAMASLFAPKLPGGLAASLTGERSPATDKLKPIKRERQAVRPPVEHKWSLPEVDQAAKPPVIFQHELIQSFSINMFCKIPVNQVRTYKDLRSVLMKRIFLSALHFRINTRYKSSNPPFTSVELDHSDSGREGCTVTTLTVTAEPQNWKSAIKVAVHEVRRLKEFGVTMGEMTRYMDALIKDSEQLAMMIDSVPSVDNLDFIMESDALGHTVMDQLQGHDSLLGVAETVTLEEVNTVGAEVLEFISDFGKPSAPLPAAIVACVPKKVHIDGVGESSFEICPEEITESMKAGLEEPIYPEPELEVPKELITQSELEDLKVQHRPSFVPFKEDDVVKVFDNETGITQRRLSNGISVNYKITQNEARVGVMRLIVGGGRATEDSESKGSVIVGVRTLSEGGCVGNFSREQVELFCVNNLINCSLESNEEFIFMEFRFALRDNGMRAAFQLLHMVLEHNVWLEDAFDRAAQLYLSYYRSIPKSLERATAHKLMVAMLNHDERFVEPSPHSLEKLTLQSVKEAVMNQFVGSNMEVSVVGDFTEQEVESCVLDYLGTVSAAKSSNKEEHIEKISFLPSPSDLHFQQVYIKDTDERACAYIAGPAPNRWGFATEGKDLFNDIRSSSADEISAPANSGKTHINVRNHPLFFGIALSLLAEIINSRLFTTVRDSMGLTYDVSFELNLFDKLDLGWYVIAVTSTPSKVHKAVDACKGVLRGLHHNKIVERELDRAKRTLLMKHEAETKTNAYWLGLLAHLQSASVPRKDISCIKELTTLYESATIEDLYLAYEHLKVDDSSLFACIGIAGAESGEEVNDDEPELGLPGMVPMGGRGLSTMTRPTT, from the exons CCCCGGGCCtctccctctccgccgccgcggTGCACCACTCCTCCCACGCCTTCCGCCCGCGCGCCTCCCTCGCCCTGCGCCcctccgccaccgccgcgccGGCCAACCCCCTCCGCTGCTCGCACCGCCGCGCCGTCACGCCCAG GTCGAGGAGGCGGACGCAAGGGCTCGGCGCGGCGTCAGCGTCGGCCGCTGGGATTCTCGGCGAGGAGAGGGACGGGTGCCTCTCGTGCTTCCCGAGGAGCCGGAGGCGGGGGCGGCCGGGGCTCGCCAGGTTCGCGCCCTGCGCGCTCCCGCACACCTCGGGCTTATCGCTGCACAGCCAGTGGAGCGGGCCTAAG ACCAGGCGTAGTCATATATTACGTGCTGCTGGACCTGACGAACCACATGTTGCAAGTCCAACATGGTCTGAGACGGCTCTTGATAAACCTTATGATCCCACGATTACAAACGGGGCGCTTGAAGATGTCCTGGACACTCCTCTTCCGTCCCATCCAAAGCTAATACGTGGTCAATTGAAGAATGGCCTCAGATATCTTATTTTACCTAATAAAGTTCCAGCGGACAG GTTTGAGGCTCACATGGAAGTTCATGTCGGATCAATTGACGAGGAAGAGGACGAGCAGGGAATTGCACATATGATCGAGCATGTTGCATTTCTTGGGAGTAAAAAGCGTGAGAAACTCTTGGGGACAGGTGCAAGGTCTAATGCATATACAGACTTCCACCATACAGTCTTCCATATCCATTCTCCAACTAAAACAAAG GAATATGGTGAATCCTTACTCCCTTCTGTGTTGGATGCTTTGAATGAG ATAGCTTTTCATCCTAAGTTCTCATCGTCTCGCGTTGAGAAAGAGAGAAGAGCAATTCTTTCAGAGCTCCAGATGATGAACACAATCGAATACCGTGTTGATTGCCAG TTGTTGCAACATTTACACTCCGAAAACAAATTGAGCAACAGATTTCCTATTGGACTTGAGGAGCAAATACTTAAATGGGATCCTGATAAGATCCGCAGATTCCATGAGCGATGGTATTACCCTGCCAATGCCACTTTATACCTGGTAGGAGAAATTGATGATATTCCCAGAGCAGTGCGGGAGATAGAG GCTGTGTTCGAACATACACTTTCAGGAAACGAAGCAGCCCCTATGTCGTCTGGAAGTCCGTTTGGTGCTATGGCAAGCCTCTTTGCACCAAAGCTACCAGGTGGCTTGGCCGCAAGCCTAACTGGTGAAAGATCACCTGCCACAGATAAACTAAAACCTATAAAAAGGGAAAGACAGGCAGTCAGACCTCCTGTAGAGCATAAATGGTCTCTTCCTGAGGTTGATCAGGCTGCCAAGCCTCCAGTGATTTTTCAACATGAGTTGATTCAGAGCTTCTCTATTAACATGTTCTGCAAG ATACCCGTCAACCAAGTTCGTACATACAAAGACCTGCGCAGTGTACTGATGAAACGGATATTTTTATCTGCTCTGCACTTCCGAATAAATACACGATACAAG AGCTCAAATCCTCCCTTTACATCAGTTGAGTTGGATCACAGTGACTCAGGAAGGGAAGGATGCACTGTCACTACTCTAACAGTAACAGCTGAACCCCAAAATTGGAAGAGTGCCATCAAAGTTGCTGTTCATGAG GTTCGGAGACTCAAGGAGTTTGGTGTCACAATGGGAGAAATGACCCGTTATATGGATGCACTGATAAAAGATAGTGAGCAGCTGGCTATGATGATTGATAGTGTGCCCTCAGTTGATAACTTGGACTTCATTATGGAGAGTGATGCACTTGGCCATACAGTCATGGATCAGTTGCAGGGACATGATAGTTTGCTTGGGGTTGCCGAAACTGTCACACTTGAAGAG GTTAACACCGTTGGTGCAGAAGTACTTGAATTTATTTCGGACTTTGGGAAGCCCAGTGCACCACTTCCTGCTGCTATTGTGGCGTGTGTACCTAAAAAGGTCCATATCGATGGAGTAGGTGAAAGTAGTTTTGAGATATGCCCAGAAGAAATAACCGAGTCCATGAAGGCAGGTCTTGAAGAAcccatttacccagagcctgaG CTTGAGGTGCCAAAAGAGTTGATTACTCAATCAGAACTTGAAGACTTGAAAGTGCAACACCGACCATCATTTGTTCCTTTCAAAGAGGATGATGTGGTGAAAGTATTTGACAATGAAACCGGTATAACACAACGTCGCCTTTCTAATGGAATTTCCGTCAACTACAAG ATCACACAAAATGAGGCAAGGGTTGGTGTCATGCGGCTGATAGTAGGTGGCGGGAGAGCCACCGAAGATTCTGAATCGAAGGGATCTGTTATCGTTGGTGTTCGTACTTTGAGTGAAGGTGGCTGTGTTGGTAACTTTTCGAGGGAACAG GTTGAACTTTTCTGTGTGAATAATCTTATAAACTGCTCGCTGGAATCCAATGAGGAGTTCATATTTATGGAATTTAGGTTTGCTTTGAGAGATAATGGCATGCGTGCTGCTTTCCAGCTCCTCCATATGGTCCTTGAG CATAATGTGTGGCTAGAAGATGCATTCGATAGAGCTGCTCAACTATATTTGTCTTACTACCGGTCTATTCCCAAAAGTTTGGAACGTGCCACGGCTCACAAACTTATGGTAGCCATGTTGAACCATGATGAAAGGTTTGTAGAACCATCACCACATTCATTGGAGAAGTTGACTCTTCAATCAGTTAAAGAAGCTGTCATGAACCAGTTTGTGGGTAGCAACATGGAG GTCAGTGTAGTTGGTGATTTCACAGAACAAGAGGTAGAATCTTGTGTTCTTGATTATCTTGGGACTGTAAGCGCTGCAAAATCTTCAAACAAAGAGGAACATATTGAGAAGATTTCCTTCCTGCCATCCCCATCGGATCTGCATTTCCAGCAA GTATACATAAAGGATACAGATGAGAGAGCTTGTGCATACATTGCAGGCCCGGCACCTAACCGATGGGGGTTTGCTACTGAAGGAAAAGATCTCTTCAATGACATTCGAAGTTCCAGCGCAGATG AAATCTCTGCACCGGCTAACTCGGGGAAGACACATATTAACGTTCGCAACCATCCTCTTTTCTTTGGCATCGCTTTGAGTTTGCTGGCTGAAATTATAAATTCCAG GCTATTTACAACAGTGCGAGATTCAATGGGATTAACCTACGATGTTTCTTTTGAATTAAATCTTTTTGACAAACTGGATCTTGGTTGGTATGTGATCGCGGTAACTTCAACTCCGAGCAAG GTCCATAAGGCTGTTGATGCGTGCAAAGGTGTTCTCAGAGGTTTACATCACAATAAAATTGTTGAAAGGGAGCTGGATCGG GCAAAGAGGACACTGCTGATGAAACATGAGGCAGAGACAAAAACAAATGCCTATTGGCTTGGTTTGCTAGCCCATCTGCAGTCTGCATCCGTGCCGAGAAAG GATATATCCTGTATTAAGGAATTGACAACATTGTATGAAAGTGCCACAATTGAGGACTTGTATCTTGCATATGAGCACTTGAAAGTTGACGATTCATCTTTATTTGCCTGCATCGGGATTGCTGGTGCTGAATCTGGTGAAGAAGTGAACG ATGATGAGCCTGAGTTGGGGCTTCCTGGTATGGTTCCCATGGGAGGTCGGGGTCTATCTACTATGACCAGACCAACCACATGA
- the LOC125521488 gene encoding uncharacterized protein LOC125521488, translating into MGSGLSHNHRSSVAPQQQPSSARVIAADGSLTEFAASSPVSVSDVLRAGNAGDSFFLCSSDALYFDEDVPALGGGELLRPGQIYFVLPQAMLGRPLSSADMAAMAVRASEALATRARPRGRGAGIRKVRVTPVHAEGRRGDVDAQVNAKLNERTLGEYSATASGGPAWIGKKAAVAAFPPARKALKPLSTIQEDAE; encoded by the coding sequence ATGGGATCAGGTCTCTCTCACAACCACCGGAGCAGCGTCGCGCCCCAGCAGCAGCCGTCGTCGGCCCGCGTCATCGCCGCCGACGGCTCGCTGACGGAGTTCGCCGCCTCCTCGCCTGTCAGCGTCTCCGACGTCCTCCGCGCAGGCAATGCGGGCGACTCGTTCTTCCTGTGCAGCTCCGACGCGCTCTACTTCGACGAGGACGTGCCGGCGCTCGGCGGCGGCGAGCTGCTCCGTCCCGGCCAGATATACTTCGTGCTCCCCCAGGCGATGCTCGGGCGGCCCCTCTCGAGCGCCGACATGGCGGCCATGGCGGTGCGGGCTAGCGAGGCGCTGGCGACTAGAGCGCGGCCGCGTGGGCGCGGCGCCGGCATCAGGAAGGTGCGCGTCACGCCGGTGCACGCCGAGGGTAGGCGTGGCGACGTGGACGCACAGGTCAACGCGAAGCTGAACGAGAGGACCCTTGGGGAGTACTCTGCGACGGCCTCGGGTGGTCCGGCGTGGATCGGCAAGAAGGCTGCCGTGGCTGCGTTTCCGCCGGCGAGGAAGGCCCTCAAGCCGCTCAGCACCATCCAAGAAGATGCGGAGTGA
- the LOC125519826 gene encoding stromal processing peptidase, chloroplastic isoform X1: MASFPSPSVVAAAAAAPPRLAPGLSLSAAAVHHSSHAFRPRASLALRPSATAAPANPLRCSHRRAVTPRSRRRTQGLGAASASAAGILGEERDGCLSCFPRSRRRGRPGLARFAPCALPHTSGLSLHSQWSGPKTRRSHILRAAGPDEPHVASPTWSETALDKPYDPTITNGALEDVLDTPLPSHPKLIRGQLKNGLRYLILPNKVPADRFEAHMEVHVGSIDEEEDEQGIAHMIEHVAFLGSKKREKLLGTGARSNAYTDFHHTVFHIHSPTKTKEYGESLLPSVLDALNEIAFHPKFSSSRVEKERRAILSELQMMNTIEYRVDCQLLQHLHSENKLSNRFPIGLEEQILKWDPDKIRRFHERWYYPANATLYLVGEIDDIPRAVREIEAVFEHTLSGNEAAPMSSGSPFGAMASLFAPKLPGGLAASLTGERSPATDKLKPIKRERQAVRPPVEHKWSLPEVDQAAKPPVIFQHELIQSFSINMFCKIPVNQVRTYKDLRSVLMKRIFLSALHFRINTRYKSSNPPFTSVELDHSDSGREGCTVTTLTVTAEPQNWKSAIKVAVHEVRRLKEFGVTMGEMTRYMDALIKDSEQLAMMIDSVPSVDNLDFIMESDALGHTVMDQLQGHDSLLGVAETVTLEEVNTVGAEVLEFISDFGKPSAPLPAAIVACVPKKVHIDGVGESSFEICPEEITESMKAGLEEPIYPEPELEVPKELITQSELEDLKVQHRPSFVPFKEDDVVKVFDNETGITQRRLSNGISVNYKITQNEARVGVMRLIVGGGRATEDSESKGSVIVGVRTLSEGGCVGNFSREQVELFCVNNLINCSLESNEEFIFMEFRFALRDNGMRAAFQLLHMVLEHNVWLEDAFDRAAQLYLSYYRSIPKSLERATAHKLMVAMLNHDERFVEPSPHSLEKLTLQSVKEAVMNQFVGSNMEVSVVGDFTEQEVESCVLDYLGTVSAAKSSNKEEHIEKISFLPSPSDLHFQQVYIKDTDERACAYIAGPAPNRWGFATEGKDLFNDIRSSSADAEISAPANSGKTHINVRNHPLFFGIALSLLAEIINSRLFTTVRDSMGLTYDVSFELNLFDKLDLGWYVIAVTSTPSKVHKAVDACKGVLRGLHHNKIVERELDRAKRTLLMKHEAETKTNAYWLGLLAHLQSASVPRKDISCIKELTTLYESATIEDLYLAYEHLKVDDSSLFACIGIAGAESGEEVNDDEPELGLPGMVPMGGRGLSTMTRPTT, encoded by the exons CCCCGGGCCtctccctctccgccgccgcggTGCACCACTCCTCCCACGCCTTCCGCCCGCGCGCCTCCCTCGCCCTGCGCCcctccgccaccgccgcgccGGCCAACCCCCTCCGCTGCTCGCACCGCCGCGCCGTCACGCCCAG GTCGAGGAGGCGGACGCAAGGGCTCGGCGCGGCGTCAGCGTCGGCCGCTGGGATTCTCGGCGAGGAGAGGGACGGGTGCCTCTCGTGCTTCCCGAGGAGCCGGAGGCGGGGGCGGCCGGGGCTCGCCAGGTTCGCGCCCTGCGCGCTCCCGCACACCTCGGGCTTATCGCTGCACAGCCAGTGGAGCGGGCCTAAG ACCAGGCGTAGTCATATATTACGTGCTGCTGGACCTGACGAACCACATGTTGCAAGTCCAACATGGTCTGAGACGGCTCTTGATAAACCTTATGATCCCACGATTACAAACGGGGCGCTTGAAGATGTCCTGGACACTCCTCTTCCGTCCCATCCAAAGCTAATACGTGGTCAATTGAAGAATGGCCTCAGATATCTTATTTTACCTAATAAAGTTCCAGCGGACAG GTTTGAGGCTCACATGGAAGTTCATGTCGGATCAATTGACGAGGAAGAGGACGAGCAGGGAATTGCACATATGATCGAGCATGTTGCATTTCTTGGGAGTAAAAAGCGTGAGAAACTCTTGGGGACAGGTGCAAGGTCTAATGCATATACAGACTTCCACCATACAGTCTTCCATATCCATTCTCCAACTAAAACAAAG GAATATGGTGAATCCTTACTCCCTTCTGTGTTGGATGCTTTGAATGAG ATAGCTTTTCATCCTAAGTTCTCATCGTCTCGCGTTGAGAAAGAGAGAAGAGCAATTCTTTCAGAGCTCCAGATGATGAACACAATCGAATACCGTGTTGATTGCCAG TTGTTGCAACATTTACACTCCGAAAACAAATTGAGCAACAGATTTCCTATTGGACTTGAGGAGCAAATACTTAAATGGGATCCTGATAAGATCCGCAGATTCCATGAGCGATGGTATTACCCTGCCAATGCCACTTTATACCTGGTAGGAGAAATTGATGATATTCCCAGAGCAGTGCGGGAGATAGAG GCTGTGTTCGAACATACACTTTCAGGAAACGAAGCAGCCCCTATGTCGTCTGGAAGTCCGTTTGGTGCTATGGCAAGCCTCTTTGCACCAAAGCTACCAGGTGGCTTGGCCGCAAGCCTAACTGGTGAAAGATCACCTGCCACAGATAAACTAAAACCTATAAAAAGGGAAAGACAGGCAGTCAGACCTCCTGTAGAGCATAAATGGTCTCTTCCTGAGGTTGATCAGGCTGCCAAGCCTCCAGTGATTTTTCAACATGAGTTGATTCAGAGCTTCTCTATTAACATGTTCTGCAAG ATACCCGTCAACCAAGTTCGTACATACAAAGACCTGCGCAGTGTACTGATGAAACGGATATTTTTATCTGCTCTGCACTTCCGAATAAATACACGATACAAG AGCTCAAATCCTCCCTTTACATCAGTTGAGTTGGATCACAGTGACTCAGGAAGGGAAGGATGCACTGTCACTACTCTAACAGTAACAGCTGAACCCCAAAATTGGAAGAGTGCCATCAAAGTTGCTGTTCATGAG GTTCGGAGACTCAAGGAGTTTGGTGTCACAATGGGAGAAATGACCCGTTATATGGATGCACTGATAAAAGATAGTGAGCAGCTGGCTATGATGATTGATAGTGTGCCCTCAGTTGATAACTTGGACTTCATTATGGAGAGTGATGCACTTGGCCATACAGTCATGGATCAGTTGCAGGGACATGATAGTTTGCTTGGGGTTGCCGAAACTGTCACACTTGAAGAG GTTAACACCGTTGGTGCAGAAGTACTTGAATTTATTTCGGACTTTGGGAAGCCCAGTGCACCACTTCCTGCTGCTATTGTGGCGTGTGTACCTAAAAAGGTCCATATCGATGGAGTAGGTGAAAGTAGTTTTGAGATATGCCCAGAAGAAATAACCGAGTCCATGAAGGCAGGTCTTGAAGAAcccatttacccagagcctgaG CTTGAGGTGCCAAAAGAGTTGATTACTCAATCAGAACTTGAAGACTTGAAAGTGCAACACCGACCATCATTTGTTCCTTTCAAAGAGGATGATGTGGTGAAAGTATTTGACAATGAAACCGGTATAACACAACGTCGCCTTTCTAATGGAATTTCCGTCAACTACAAG ATCACACAAAATGAGGCAAGGGTTGGTGTCATGCGGCTGATAGTAGGTGGCGGGAGAGCCACCGAAGATTCTGAATCGAAGGGATCTGTTATCGTTGGTGTTCGTACTTTGAGTGAAGGTGGCTGTGTTGGTAACTTTTCGAGGGAACAG GTTGAACTTTTCTGTGTGAATAATCTTATAAACTGCTCGCTGGAATCCAATGAGGAGTTCATATTTATGGAATTTAGGTTTGCTTTGAGAGATAATGGCATGCGTGCTGCTTTCCAGCTCCTCCATATGGTCCTTGAG CATAATGTGTGGCTAGAAGATGCATTCGATAGAGCTGCTCAACTATATTTGTCTTACTACCGGTCTATTCCCAAAAGTTTGGAACGTGCCACGGCTCACAAACTTATGGTAGCCATGTTGAACCATGATGAAAGGTTTGTAGAACCATCACCACATTCATTGGAGAAGTTGACTCTTCAATCAGTTAAAGAAGCTGTCATGAACCAGTTTGTGGGTAGCAACATGGAG GTCAGTGTAGTTGGTGATTTCACAGAACAAGAGGTAGAATCTTGTGTTCTTGATTATCTTGGGACTGTAAGCGCTGCAAAATCTTCAAACAAAGAGGAACATATTGAGAAGATTTCCTTCCTGCCATCCCCATCGGATCTGCATTTCCAGCAA GTATACATAAAGGATACAGATGAGAGAGCTTGTGCATACATTGCAGGCCCGGCACCTAACCGATGGGGGTTTGCTACTGAAGGAAAAGATCTCTTCAATGACATTCGAAGTTCCAGCGCAGATG CAGAAATCTCTGCACCGGCTAACTCGGGGAAGACACATATTAACGTTCGCAACCATCCTCTTTTCTTTGGCATCGCTTTGAGTTTGCTGGCTGAAATTATAAATTCCAG GCTATTTACAACAGTGCGAGATTCAATGGGATTAACCTACGATGTTTCTTTTGAATTAAATCTTTTTGACAAACTGGATCTTGGTTGGTATGTGATCGCGGTAACTTCAACTCCGAGCAAG GTCCATAAGGCTGTTGATGCGTGCAAAGGTGTTCTCAGAGGTTTACATCACAATAAAATTGTTGAAAGGGAGCTGGATCGG GCAAAGAGGACACTGCTGATGAAACATGAGGCAGAGACAAAAACAAATGCCTATTGGCTTGGTTTGCTAGCCCATCTGCAGTCTGCATCCGTGCCGAGAAAG GATATATCCTGTATTAAGGAATTGACAACATTGTATGAAAGTGCCACAATTGAGGACTTGTATCTTGCATATGAGCACTTGAAAGTTGACGATTCATCTTTATTTGCCTGCATCGGGATTGCTGGTGCTGAATCTGGTGAAGAAGTGAACG ATGATGAGCCTGAGTTGGGGCTTCCTGGTATGGTTCCCATGGGAGGTCGGGGTCTATCTACTATGACCAGACCAACCACATGA